A window of Paenibacillus polygoni contains these coding sequences:
- a CDS encoding nucleotidyltransferase, whose amino-acid sequence MNNIVNSAVGLIVEYNPMHNGHVYHLEESKKLTQSSAVVAVMSGHFLQRGEPAIVSKWARTEMALTLGVDLVLELPAAYAVQPAEWFAYGAVATLHHTGVVDSLCFGSESGELAPLVELADLLASEPQALASLLQQQLASGASYPAAYAAAAAALAPGSDPAGALALLKQPNNTLGLHYLIALRRLGSAIRPFTAQRTGAGYHDAMPSTGSIASATAVRRLLLGEDGLAAAAPYVPAEVLAILQREWQNGRAPVDLERYRDALFTQLVTKSPKELARFGEVTEGLEHRLLKMLPQLPELSIHALLEAVKTKRYTKTKLQRMLTHILLHHEKEKMTPDILRQGPHYIRVLGFTDKGQALLKEMRKKATLPIVIKTSAFEHDQLTWDQQATAVYGMGMPKPDPRLLYRDFYESPVRIVEK is encoded by the coding sequence TTGAACAATATCGTGAATTCCGCGGTAGGACTGATTGTAGAATATAACCCCATGCATAACGGTCACGTATATCATCTAGAGGAATCGAAAAAGCTCACACAGTCGAGCGCAGTGGTTGCCGTCATGAGCGGGCATTTTTTGCAGCGCGGCGAACCCGCGATCGTCAGCAAATGGGCACGAACGGAGATGGCGCTTACGCTCGGCGTCGATCTCGTGCTTGAACTGCCGGCTGCCTATGCAGTACAGCCGGCGGAATGGTTTGCCTATGGTGCGGTGGCCACCTTGCACCATACAGGCGTTGTTGATTCGCTCTGCTTTGGCAGCGAATCAGGTGAGCTTGCACCGCTGGTGGAGCTGGCGGACCTCTTAGCCAGTGAGCCGCAGGCTCTGGCTTCCCTCCTCCAGCAGCAGCTTGCCAGCGGTGCAAGCTATCCCGCAGCCTATGCAGCGGCTGCGGCAGCTCTTGCCCCCGGCAGTGATCCTGCGGGGGCACTGGCCTTGCTGAAGCAGCCCAATAATACACTTGGGCTGCACTATCTTATCGCGCTGCGCCGTTTAGGCAGCGCGATCAGGCCCTTCACGGCGCAGCGTACCGGCGCCGGGTACCACGATGCGATGCCGAGCACCGGCAGCATCGCAAGTGCAACAGCCGTGCGCCGGCTTCTGCTCGGCGAGGACGGCCTTGCCGCCGCGGCACCTTATGTGCCGGCGGAGGTACTAGCCATTCTGCAGCGCGAATGGCAGAATGGACGCGCTCCTGTGGATCTGGAGCGCTACCGTGACGCGCTTTTTACCCAGCTCGTGACGAAGAGCCCGAAGGAACTAGCGCGCTTTGGCGAGGTCACTGAGGGCCTCGAGCATCGTTTACTGAAAATGCTCCCTCAGCTTCCGGAGCTCTCCATCCATGCTCTCCTAGAAGCGGTCAAAACGAAAAGGTATACAAAAACAAAACTTCAGCGCATGCTGACTCATATTCTTCTACATCATGAGAAGGAGAAAATGACACCGGATATTCTTCGCCAAGGACCTCATTATATTCGGGTTCTTGGTTTTACGGATAAAGGACAAGCCTTGTTAAAAGAAATGCGCAAAAAAGCAACACTGCCGATCGTTATTAAAACGTCTGCCTTCGAGCATGATCAATTAACATGGGATCAGCAGGCTACAGCTGTCTATGGAATGGGCATGCCTAAGCCGGACCCAAGGCTATTGTATCGTGATTTTTACGAATCCCCTGTACGGATTGTAGAAAAATGA
- a CDS encoding YceD family protein, translating into MQMSFRKMAASTEPVKVSEQLDLSHLIRNNKEITAVSPLQAELTLTALPGDVVDVQGPLTAEVDMLCSRCLGNVHEHLDMKFAEQFKQGTEPEDADEEDDTLYVDEDIVNLDPFMEEYFLLHLPFAPLCKPDCKGLCPTCGTDLNQSSCDCDNTVVDPRLAGLKDFFK; encoded by the coding sequence ATGCAAATGTCATTTCGCAAGATGGCAGCAAGTACGGAACCTGTAAAGGTATCGGAACAACTTGATCTTAGTCATCTTATTCGAAACAACAAGGAAATCACAGCCGTTTCTCCTTTGCAGGCAGAACTAACACTAACTGCATTACCGGGAGACGTTGTGGATGTTCAAGGTCCGTTAACGGCCGAAGTGGATATGCTCTGCTCTCGTTGTCTAGGTAACGTACATGAACATTTAGATATGAAATTCGCCGAACAGTTCAAACAAGGAACAGAGCCGGAAGATGCGGATGAAGAAGATGATACCTTGTATGTGGACGAGGATATCGTGAATCTTGATCCATTTATGGAAGAATATTTCTTGCTGCATCTACCGTTTGCGCCGCTGTGTAAGCCCGATTGCAAAGGGCTGTGTCCTACATGCGGTACCGACTTGAACCAAAGCAGTTGTGACTGCGACAATACTGTTGTGGATCCACGGCTTGCTGGGCTTAAGGATTTCTTTAAATGA
- the rpmF gene encoding 50S ribosomal protein L32, producing the protein MAVPQRRTSKTRRDKRRTHFKLAVPGMVKCEQCGEMKLAHHVCKVCGTYKSREIISQ; encoded by the coding sequence GTGGCAGTACCTCAACGGAGAACATCCAAAACTCGTCGTGACAAACGTCGTACTCACTTTAAATTGGCAGTGCCAGGTATGGTGAAATGTGAACAATGCGGAGAAATGAAGCTTGCTCATCACGTATGCAAAGTGTGCGGAACGTACAAATCTAGAGAGATCATCTCTCAATAA
- the fapR gene encoding transcription factor FapR — protein MPKRQRQQQLAQMIEDNPFITDQELTRLLKVSIQTIRLDRMELGIPELRERMKLMAERSYDQVRSLPLHEVIGDIVDLQLDKSGISIFEIKDEHVFSRTGIARGHYVFAQANSLAVAVINDEIALTASADIRFVRPVHLGEKCIAKAYVRSMPEQKGKAKVEVFAYVGEEMVFQGNFVIYRSARQDSEEGGNHHEDRH, from the coding sequence ATACCGAAAAGACAGAGGCAACAGCAACTTGCACAGATGATTGAGGACAATCCTTTTATCACGGATCAAGAGTTAACCAGACTGCTGAAGGTAAGTATTCAAACGATTCGTCTTGATCGTATGGAACTTGGCATTCCAGAACTGCGTGAGCGGATGAAGCTGATGGCTGAAAGGTCATATGATCAAGTTCGCTCCCTTCCGTTACATGAAGTCATCGGAGATATTGTTGATCTTCAGCTTGATAAAAGTGGTATTTCCATTTTTGAAATTAAAGATGAACATGTATTCTCTAGAACGGGGATTGCGCGTGGACACTATGTGTTTGCGCAGGCCAATTCACTTGCTGTAGCGGTCATTAACGATGAGATTGCACTCACTGCCTCCGCAGATATTCGGTTTGTAAGACCGGTTCATTTAGGAGAAAAGTGTATTGCTAAAGCATATGTTCGTTCGATGCCTGAACAGAAGGGAAAGGCAAAAGTAGAAGTGTTCGCTTATGTCGGAGAGGAAATGGTGTTTCAAGGAAACTTCGTCATTTACCGATCTGCAAGACAAGATAGCGAAGAGGGAGGTAATCATCATGAGGATCGTCATTGA
- the plsX gene encoding phosphate acyltransferase PlsX, whose translation MRIVIDAMGGDNAPAASVEGALLAAKEWKDTEIVLVGDETAIAPYLGNERPQNLTVQHASEVITSDDEPVRAVRRKKDASMVVAGRMLREGSADAMISAGNTGALMTTGLLVVGRMHGIERPALAPMIPTIDDKGMLALDLGANMDAKPEHLAQYALMGSIYRQKVQGIERPRVGLLNVGTEPGKGNELTKVAYPLLEKLPIHFIGNVEARDILMGTCDVLVCDGFAGNILLKSVEGAAGAIFALLKEQFTSSLKTKLAAAMLMPELRSLKGKLDYKEHGGAPLLGLSRLVVKSHGSADANAIKNAVRQARIAIENQLVESISKEITGK comes from the coding sequence ATGAGGATCGTCATTGATGCAATGGGAGGCGACAATGCACCGGCTGCAAGTGTAGAAGGTGCCCTTCTTGCCGCTAAGGAATGGAAAGATACCGAGATTGTACTTGTCGGAGACGAAACAGCAATTGCGCCTTATCTTGGGAATGAACGACCGCAGAACTTGACTGTTCAGCATGCATCGGAAGTGATTACATCCGATGACGAACCTGTTAGAGCTGTTCGCCGCAAGAAAGACGCCTCGATGGTCGTTGCAGGACGCATGCTTCGTGAAGGCAGTGCAGATGCGATGATCTCAGCTGGAAATACAGGTGCACTGATGACAACAGGGCTGCTCGTAGTAGGCAGAATGCATGGGATTGAGAGACCTGCCCTTGCTCCTATGATTCCAACCATCGATGATAAGGGAATGCTTGCGCTTGATCTCGGTGCGAATATGGATGCGAAACCAGAGCATCTTGCGCAGTACGCACTTATGGGAAGCATCTACCGTCAGAAAGTTCAAGGCATTGAGCGCCCGAGAGTGGGCCTTCTGAATGTCGGTACTGAACCGGGAAAAGGGAATGAACTGACGAAAGTTGCCTATCCTCTTTTGGAGAAGCTGCCGATTCATTTTATTGGAAATGTAGAAGCAAGAGATATTCTTATGGGAACATGTGATGTACTCGTCTGTGACGGTTTTGCAGGTAATATACTGCTGAAATCAGTAGAAGGCGCAGCGGGTGCTATTTTTGCTCTCTTGAAAGAACAGTTTACTTCTTCACTGAAGACAAAACTGGCAGCAGCCATGCTTATGCCGGAACTGCGCAGTCTAAAAGGAAAACTCGATTACAAAGAACATGGCGGTGCTCCTTTACTTGGACTTAGCCGTCTTGTTGTCAAGAGTCATGGATCAGCAGATGCAAATGCGATTAAGAATGCGGTTCGGCAGGCTAGAATCGCCATTGAGAATCAGCTGGTTGAAAGTATATCTAAGGAAATTACAGGGAAGTGA
- a CDS encoding beta-ketoacyl-ACP synthase III, producing MMNTHLRPVGVIGTGKYVPERILTNQDMEKMMDTNDEWIVSRTGIRERHIAAPEQATSDLAFEAAKAAAASAGIKHEDIELIIVATVTPDSAFPSTACILQDKLGAKGAAAFDLSAACSGFVYGLATATSMIQTGMYNNALIIGADCLSRITDYTDRNTSVLFGDGAGAVILGEVPEGRGFKSFDLGAEGAGGPLLNLQAGGSRLPASEETVANKQHYIYMNGREVFKFAVRVMGTATIDVLAKAGLGKEDVDLFIPHQANIRIIQSAMQRLELPEEKVVINVDKYANTSAASIPLALVEAAEEGRMKPGDKVLMVGFGGGLTWGASVLVW from the coding sequence ATGATGAATACACATTTACGTCCAGTCGGTGTCATCGGTACAGGTAAATATGTACCTGAACGTATTTTGACAAATCAGGATATGGAAAAAATGATGGATACCAATGACGAATGGATCGTTTCTCGTACTGGGATTCGGGAACGTCATATTGCAGCGCCTGAGCAAGCTACGTCTGATCTAGCTTTTGAAGCCGCGAAAGCAGCAGCTGCATCTGCAGGCATTAAGCATGAAGACATCGAACTTATCATTGTTGCAACGGTAACACCAGACAGTGCATTTCCATCCACGGCTTGTATTCTGCAAGATAAACTTGGTGCAAAAGGAGCGGCAGCTTTTGATCTGTCCGCTGCGTGTTCCGGATTTGTATATGGTCTCGCAACAGCAACAAGTATGATCCAAACGGGAATGTACAACAATGCACTCATAATAGGTGCGGATTGCCTTTCGAGAATTACAGATTATACAGACCGTAACACAAGTGTTCTTTTTGGAGACGGTGCTGGTGCTGTCATCCTGGGCGAAGTACCGGAAGGCCGCGGATTTAAGTCGTTTGACCTGGGAGCTGAAGGAGCAGGCGGTCCGCTTCTGAACTTGCAAGCAGGTGGTTCTAGGTTGCCAGCTTCAGAAGAGACGGTTGCGAATAAACAGCATTATATCTACATGAACGGAAGAGAAGTCTTCAAATTTGCGGTTCGTGTTATGGGAACAGCTACAATTGATGTACTAGCAAAAGCAGGACTTGGAAAAGAAGATGTAGATCTCTTCATTCCACATCAAGCTAATATCCGTATTATTCAATCTGCCATGCAGCGTCTTGAGCTTCCAGAGGAGAAGGTAGTTATTAATGTGGACAAGTATGCGAATACTTCTGCAGCATCCATACCTCTCGCACTCGTTGAAGCAGCGGAAGAAGGCCGAATGAAACCGGGCGATAAAGTGCTGATGGTTGGTTTTGGCGGCGGATTGACATGGGGAGCTTCGGTTCTCGTTTGGTAA
- the fabD gene encoding ACP S-malonyltransferase translates to MGKIAFVFPGQGSQSVGMAKDAYDQVEASQAIFKQADEALGFSLSTLVFEGPDTDLKQTKNTQPALLTASIALFEALREKDITADYMAGHSLGEYSALVASGVISFQDAVSIVRARGTFMEEAVPGGRGAMAAVLGAEREALAELCAAISSQGEDYLVELANLNSPGQIVVSGLQDGVNEVVQRVKEAGGKRAIPLVVSGPFHTSLMKGAAEKLQERLAQVTLHDAAVPVIANVTAEPVTDAEKIKNLLVEQVYSSVKWEDTVLYLVEQGVDTFIEIGPGNVLTGLIKKVDKSLKLYNVNNLESLNVLAAELS, encoded by the coding sequence ATGGGCAAAATTGCTTTTGTATTTCCAGGACAAGGTTCTCAGTCTGTAGGAATGGCAAAAGATGCATACGATCAGGTAGAAGCATCCCAAGCTATTTTTAAACAAGCAGATGAAGCACTTGGATTTTCACTGAGCACGTTAGTGTTCGAAGGTCCAGATACGGATTTGAAACAAACAAAAAACACCCAGCCTGCACTATTGACAGCAAGTATTGCTCTTTTTGAAGCATTAAGGGAAAAAGACATTACCGCCGATTATATGGCAGGTCACAGTCTTGGTGAATATAGCGCGCTTGTTGCATCAGGCGTTATTTCGTTTCAAGATGCAGTATCCATTGTTCGTGCAAGAGGAACATTTATGGAGGAAGCAGTACCTGGAGGCCGTGGTGCCATGGCAGCGGTCCTTGGTGCAGAAAGAGAAGCTCTGGCTGAGCTCTGTGCTGCAATTTCTTCACAAGGGGAGGACTACTTGGTTGAACTGGCGAATCTTAATTCACCAGGACAAATTGTGGTCTCCGGCTTACAGGATGGTGTAAATGAAGTTGTTCAGCGTGTAAAAGAAGCAGGAGGAAAAAGAGCAATTCCTCTTGTTGTCAGCGGACCTTTCCACACCTCTCTAATGAAAGGTGCGGCCGAGAAGCTGCAAGAACGCTTAGCTCAAGTTACACTGCATGATGCAGCTGTTCCTGTTATTGCGAATGTCACTGCTGAACCGGTGACAGACGCAGAGAAGATTAAGAATCTTTTAGTTGAACAAGTCTATTCCTCTGTTAAATGGGAAGATACGGTCTTATACCTCGTAGAACAAGGCGTGGATACATTTATCGAGATTGGCCCTGGTAATGTGTTAACAGGTCTAATTAAGAAAGTAGACAAGTCCTTGAAGCTTTATAATGTGAACAATTTGGAAAGCCTGAATGTATTGGCTGCTGAACTTTCTTAA
- the fabG gene encoding 3-oxoacyl-[acyl-carrier-protein] reductase, with product MSISLKGQVALVTGASRGIGRSIALALADAGCHVAVNYAGNEAAAAEVVKLIEAKGVQAFAVKANVGITAEADQMVKQVIEQWGKIDILVNNAGITRDNLIMRMKEEEFDQVIETNLKGVFNCLKAVTRPMMKQRYGRIINISSVVGVLGNAGQANYVAAKAGVIGLTKSSSRELASRGITVNCVAPGFIQTEMTQELSSDIVEGMMTNIPLGRLGQPEEIAGVVTFLASEAASYMTGQTLHVDGGMYM from the coding sequence ATGTCTATATCACTCAAAGGTCAAGTTGCTCTTGTTACAGGTGCGTCTAGAGGGATTGGACGCAGTATCGCCCTTGCCTTAGCTGATGCGGGCTGTCATGTTGCTGTGAATTATGCAGGTAACGAGGCTGCTGCTGCAGAAGTGGTGAAGCTGATTGAAGCAAAAGGGGTTCAGGCGTTCGCGGTGAAAGCGAATGTCGGAATTACCGCAGAAGCTGACCAAATGGTGAAGCAGGTCATCGAACAATGGGGAAAAATTGATATTCTGGTTAACAATGCGGGAATAACAAGGGATAACCTCATTATGCGAATGAAAGAGGAAGAATTCGACCAAGTTATTGAGACGAATCTGAAAGGCGTGTTCAATTGTCTAAAAGCGGTAACTCGCCCGATGATGAAACAACGATATGGCCGAATTATTAATATATCTTCTGTTGTCGGCGTGTTAGGGAATGCAGGTCAGGCCAATTATGTGGCTGCGAAAGCAGGGGTTATTGGTCTTACCAAATCTTCAAGCAGAGAATTAGCTTCTCGTGGAATTACGGTAAACTGTGTTGCACCTGGTTTTATTCAAACCGAAATGACACAGGAGTTATCTTCTGATATTGTAGAGGGCATGATGACAAATATTCCGCTTGGCAGATTGGGTCAGCCAGAGGAAATTGCTGGGGTAGTTACATTCCTTGCATCCGAGGCGGCTTCCTATATGACAGGGCAAACACTGCATGTTGATGGCGGAATGTATATGTAA
- the acpP gene encoding acyl carrier protein, whose product MSDVLERVKRIVIDRLGADEAEVTLEASFKDDLGADSLDVVELVMELEDEFDMEISDEDAEKITTVGEVVNYIQSHT is encoded by the coding sequence ATGTCCGACGTATTGGAACGCGTAAAACGCATCGTAATTGATCGTTTAGGCGCTGATGAAGCTGAAGTAACGTTAGAAGCATCATTCAAAGATGATTTGGGTGCTGACTCTCTAGACGTTGTTGAATTGGTTATGGAACTCGAAGATGAGTTTGATATGGAGATCTCTGATGAAGATGCAGAGAAAATTACGACCGTAGGTGAAGTTGTAAACTACATACAATCACATACCTAA
- the fabF gene encoding beta-ketoacyl-ACP synthase II gives MSRRVVVTGMGVMTPIGKNLDELWNSLMEGKSGVSLVEAFDVTDYNTKIAASIKDFNPEDYMERKDARKMDRFVQFAVAAGSMALNDSGLQIGENIDAEAIGVSVGSGIGGLGTWEDQHNILLEKGPKRVSPFFIPMMIANMASGQLSISLGAKGPNTTQVTACATGSHSIGDSMRMIQRGDAEAMICGGAEATIRPTGMAGFNSMRAMSTRNDEPEKASRPFDIDRDGFVMGEGAGILILESLDHALARGAHIYGEVVGYGLSADAKHMTDPDPDGGARSMKMAMKDAGIQPDQVDYINAHGTSTPVGDKSETQGIKIALGDHAYKVAVSSTKSMTGHMLGAAGGVEAIICALALKNQTIPPTINLDNPDPECDLDYVPNHPREAKLNYVLSNSFGFGGHNATVILKKYES, from the coding sequence TTGAGTCGTAGAGTTGTAGTGACAGGTATGGGTGTCATGACCCCAATCGGGAAAAATCTTGATGAATTATGGAACAGCTTGATGGAAGGCAAATCAGGAGTTTCCCTAGTAGAAGCTTTTGACGTGACCGACTATAACACCAAGATTGCTGCATCCATTAAAGATTTTAATCCCGAAGATTATATGGAGCGGAAAGATGCTCGTAAAATGGACCGTTTTGTCCAGTTCGCAGTTGCTGCCGGCTCGATGGCTTTGAATGATAGCGGACTTCAAATTGGTGAGAATATTGATGCTGAGGCTATTGGAGTTTCTGTAGGCTCCGGTATTGGCGGTCTTGGAACTTGGGAAGATCAGCATAACATTCTTCTTGAAAAAGGACCCAAGCGAGTGAGCCCTTTCTTCATTCCGATGATGATCGCAAATATGGCTTCTGGACAATTGTCTATTTCACTCGGTGCAAAAGGACCGAATACAACACAAGTAACGGCATGTGCAACAGGAAGTCATTCCATTGGCGATTCAATGCGCATGATTCAGCGTGGTGACGCAGAAGCGATGATCTGCGGCGGTGCAGAAGCAACCATTCGTCCAACAGGGATGGCAGGGTTTAACTCGATGCGTGCGATGTCTACACGCAATGATGAGCCGGAAAAAGCAAGCCGTCCATTTGATATCGATCGTGATGGTTTTGTAATGGGTGAAGGAGCCGGAATTCTTATTTTGGAATCACTGGATCATGCTCTTGCTCGCGGTGCTCACATTTATGGTGAAGTGGTAGGATACGGTTTGTCAGCTGACGCAAAACATATGACAGATCCCGATCCAGACGGCGGTGCACGCAGCATGAAGATGGCGATGAAGGATGCTGGAATTCAGCCAGATCAGGTCGATTACATTAATGCACACGGAACATCAACACCAGTTGGTGATAAATCCGAGACACAGGGAATTAAGATTGCGCTGGGAGACCATGCCTATAAAGTCGCAGTGAGTTCCACAAAATCAATGACAGGTCATATGCTTGGCGCTGCTGGCGGTGTAGAAGCGATCATTTGTGCCCTAGCCCTGAAGAACCAAACAATTCCTCCAACGATTAACTTGGACAACCCGGATCCGGAATGTGATCTTGATTATGTACCAAATCATCCGCGTGAGGCGAAACTTAATTATGTGCTTTCCAACTCCTTTGGATTTGGCGGTCACAACGCAACTGTAATTCTTAAAAAATATGAATCATAA
- the rnc gene encoding ribonuclease III, whose protein sequence is MNADLKQLERKLQIEFNNRPLLKQAFTHASYVNEHRFSHSQDNERLEFLGDAVLELTVSEFLYNEHPNRPEGELTKMRAALVREPSLVKFAEALDFGKYVFLGKGEELTGGRTRPALLADVFESFIGALYLDQGLETVKKFLDKHIFAGLVIEGELALTDFKTELQELTQHHNMGVLEYRIVEERGPAHEREFVSEVYMGSQRLGRGSGRSKKEAEQKAAQLALNTLKLP, encoded by the coding sequence TTGAATGCAGATCTGAAACAATTAGAGCGCAAACTTCAAATCGAGTTTAACAACCGTCCGTTGTTAAAACAGGCCTTTACCCATGCTTCGTATGTGAATGAACATAGATTCAGTCACAGTCAGGATAACGAAAGACTCGAATTCCTGGGAGATGCTGTACTGGAACTTACGGTATCGGAGTTTTTGTATAATGAACATCCGAACCGTCCAGAAGGCGAATTGACAAAGATGAGGGCAGCTCTTGTAAGAGAGCCCTCACTCGTCAAATTTGCTGAAGCATTGGATTTTGGCAAGTACGTTTTTTTGGGTAAAGGAGAAGAACTTACAGGGGGAAGAACCCGTCCAGCACTTTTAGCCGATGTATTTGAATCGTTTATTGGTGCCCTGTATCTTGATCAAGGTTTAGAGACGGTCAAGAAGTTTTTAGATAAACATATATTTGCCGGTCTTGTAATTGAAGGAGAACTCGCTCTTACCGATTTCAAGACAGAGCTTCAAGAACTTACGCAACATCATAATATGGGTGTACTTGAATATCGGATTGTGGAAGAGAGAGGACCTGCTCATGAGCGGGAGTTTGTCTCAGAGGTATATATGGGTAGCCAGAGACTCGGCCGAGGTTCGGGCCGATCGAAAAAGGAAGCAGAGCAAAAAGCAGCTCAGCTTGCACTAAACACATTGAAACTTCCTTAA